In Streptomyces sp. NBC_00414, a single window of DNA contains:
- a CDS encoding 6-phospho-beta-glucosidase — MKLAVVGGGSTYTPELIDGFARLRDTLPVEELVLVDPAPDRLELVGGLARRIFAKQGHPGRITTTGDLDAGVDGADAVLLQLRVGGQAARNEDETWPLECGCVGQETTGAGGLAKALRTVPVVLDIAERVRRANPDAWIIDFTNPVGIVTRALLQAGHRAVGLCNVAIGFQRKFAGLLGVAPTDVHLDHVGLNHLTWETHVRLGGPDGENVLPKLLAEHGDAIAGDLRLPTAVLDRLGVVPSYYLRYFYAHDEVVRELGTKPSRAAEVAEMERELLKMYGDPALDEKPALLAKRGGAYYSEAAVDLAASLLGGGGSPYQVVNTHNRGTLPFLPDDAVIEVQAAVGHSGAVPLPVAPVDPLFAGLMANVTAYEDLALEAALRGGRERVFRALLAHPLVGQYELADGLTDRLIAHNREHLAWA; from the coding sequence ATGAAACTCGCAGTAGTGGGCGGGGGTTCGACCTACACCCCTGAACTCATCGACGGATTCGCGCGGCTGCGGGACACGCTGCCCGTGGAGGAGCTGGTCCTCGTCGACCCGGCGCCGGACCGGCTGGAGCTGGTCGGCGGTCTGGCCCGGCGCATCTTCGCCAAACAGGGGCACCCCGGCCGCATCACCACGACCGGCGACCTCGACGCGGGCGTGGACGGCGCCGACGCCGTGCTGCTCCAGCTCCGCGTGGGCGGCCAGGCCGCCCGCAACGAGGACGAGACCTGGCCGCTGGAGTGCGGCTGCGTCGGTCAGGAGACCACCGGCGCGGGCGGCCTCGCCAAGGCGCTGCGTACGGTCCCGGTGGTGCTCGACATCGCCGAGCGCGTCCGGCGTGCCAACCCGGACGCCTGGATAATCGACTTCACCAACCCCGTCGGCATCGTGACCCGCGCCCTCCTCCAGGCCGGTCACAGGGCGGTCGGGCTGTGCAACGTGGCGATCGGCTTCCAGCGCAAGTTCGCCGGGCTCCTCGGGGTCGCCCCCACCGATGTGCATCTGGACCATGTGGGCCTCAACCACCTCACCTGGGAGACCCATGTGCGACTGGGCGGCCCCGACGGCGAGAACGTCCTGCCGAAGCTGCTCGCCGAGCACGGTGACGCCATCGCCGGTGACCTGCGTCTGCCGACCGCCGTCCTCGACCGCCTGGGTGTCGTCCCGTCCTACTACCTGCGCTACTTCTACGCGCACGACGAGGTCGTACGGGAGCTGGGTACGAAGCCGTCGCGGGCCGCGGAAGTGGCGGAGATGGAGCGGGAGTTGCTGAAGATGTACGGCGACCCGGCGCTCGACGAGAAGCCGGCGCTGCTGGCGAAGCGGGGCGGGGCCTACTACTCGGAGGCCGCCGTAGACCTCGCCGCGTCCCTGCTGGGCGGCGGCGGGAGCCCGTACCAGGTGGTGAACACCCACAACCGGGGGACGCTGCCGTTCCTGCCCGACGACGCCGTGATCGAGGTGCAGGCGGCGGTCGGGCACTCCGGGGCCGTCCCGCTGCCGGTGGCGCCGGTGGACCCGCTGTTCGCGGGGCTGATGGCGAACGTCACCGCGTACGAGGACCTGGCTCTGGAGGCCGCCCTGCGCGGGGGCCGCGAGCGGGTGTTCCGGGCGTTGCTCGCGCATCCCCTGGTCGGCCAGTACGAGCTGGCCGACGGACTCACCGACCGGCTGATCGCGCACAACCGGGAGCACCTCGCGTGGGCATGA
- a CDS encoding carbohydrate ABC transporter permease, which produces MSTHPMSTRPTPTLRVKRRKQALRTAAFMSPWLIGFSVFFAYPLVSTVYFSFMKYDGFGVPEFRGLGNWSYVLNDYPMFWPALRNTLWLVLVMVTFRVLFGLGIGLLITKIKTGTGVFRTLFYLPYLAPPVAATLAFVFLLNPGTGPVNSVLGDLGLPTPGWFTDATWSKPALTMLALWGVGDLMVIFMAALLDVPKEQYEAAELDGASAWQRFRFVTLPNISPIVMFAVVTGVIQTMQYYTQPLVAGKVASGIIGGSGQQFEPGYPDKSTLTLPQLVYNLGFQRFDYGSACVVALVLFALSMAFTALLMRRRGGLIQAGD; this is translated from the coding sequence ATGTCCACACACCCCATGTCCACGCGGCCCACGCCCACGCTGCGGGTGAAACGCAGGAAACAGGCTCTGCGCACGGCCGCCTTCATGTCGCCGTGGCTGATCGGCTTCAGTGTCTTCTTCGCGTACCCGCTGGTCTCGACCGTGTACTTCTCGTTCATGAAGTACGACGGCTTCGGTGTCCCCGAGTTCAGGGGTCTTGGCAACTGGAGTTACGTCCTCAACGACTACCCCATGTTCTGGCCGGCGCTGCGCAACACCCTGTGGCTGGTGCTCGTCATGGTCACCTTCCGGGTCCTCTTCGGCCTGGGGATCGGCCTGCTGATCACGAAGATCAAGACCGGCACGGGCGTCTTCCGCACGCTGTTCTACCTGCCCTACCTCGCGCCGCCCGTCGCCGCCACGCTGGCCTTCGTGTTCCTGCTCAACCCGGGTACGGGACCGGTCAACTCGGTGCTGGGCGACCTGGGTCTGCCGACGCCCGGCTGGTTCACGGACGCCACCTGGTCCAAGCCCGCCCTCACCATGCTGGCCCTGTGGGGCGTCGGCGACCTGATGGTCATCTTCATGGCCGCGCTGCTCGACGTACCGAAGGAGCAGTACGAGGCCGCCGAGCTGGACGGCGCGTCCGCCTGGCAGCGGTTCCGGTTCGTGACGCTGCCGAACATCTCGCCGATCGTGATGTTCGCGGTGGTCACGGGTGTCATCCAGACGATGCAGTACTACACGCAGCCGCTGGTCGCGGGGAAGGTCGCCTCCGGGATCATCGGCGGCTCGGGCCAGCAGTTCGAACCGGGATACCCCGACAAGTCGACGCTCACCCTGCCGCAGCTCGTCTACAACCTCGGCTTCCAGCGGTTCGACTACGGCTCCGCGTGCGTGGTCGCGCTGGTGCTGTTCGCCCTGTCCATGGCGTTCACCGCACTCCTGATGCGGCGCCGGGGCGGTCTCATCCAGGCAGGTGACTGA
- a CDS encoding N-acetylglucosamine kinase, with protein sequence MEAEHTVLAVDAGNSKTDVAVVAGDGSVLATARGGGFRPPVVGVRQAVDTLADAVGRAFAAAGVTAVGHVSACLANADLPVEEEQLAAALHARAWGTTVEVRNDTFAILRAGVEEPRGVAVVCGAGINCVGMRPDGRVARFPALGRISGDWGGGWGLSEEALWHAARAEDGRGAATELARALPAHFGLPTMYALIEALHLGHVEDVRRHELTPVLFATAAGGDPVARALVDRLADEIVSMAVVALTRLDLLDEEAPVLLGGGVLAARHPQLDDRVRELLAERAPKAVPRVVTARPVLGSALLGLDHQGAPARAHARVREFYDRV encoded by the coding sequence ATGGAGGCCGAACACACCGTCCTCGCCGTGGACGCCGGGAACAGCAAGACCGACGTCGCGGTCGTGGCGGGCGACGGGAGTGTGCTCGCCACGGCGCGCGGCGGCGGGTTCCGGCCGCCCGTCGTCGGGGTCCGGCAGGCGGTGGACACGCTCGCCGACGCCGTCGGGCGGGCGTTCGCCGCGGCGGGCGTCACCGCCGTCGGCCATGTCTCCGCGTGCCTCGCCAACGCCGATCTGCCCGTGGAGGAGGAGCAGTTGGCCGCCGCGCTGCACGCGCGCGCGTGGGGGACGACCGTGGAGGTCCGCAACGACACCTTCGCGATACTGCGGGCGGGCGTCGAGGAGCCGCGGGGCGTCGCCGTGGTGTGCGGAGCGGGCATCAACTGCGTGGGCATGCGCCCCGACGGCCGGGTCGCCCGCTTCCCCGCCCTGGGCCGGATCTCCGGTGACTGGGGCGGCGGCTGGGGTCTGTCCGAGGAGGCGCTGTGGCACGCGGCGCGCGCCGAGGACGGCCGGGGCGCCGCGACCGAGCTGGCCCGCGCCCTGCCCGCGCACTTCGGCCTCCCCACGATGTACGCGCTGATCGAGGCCCTGCACCTGGGGCATGTGGAGGACGTGCGGCGCCACGAGCTGACGCCGGTCCTGTTCGCCACGGCCGCCGGCGGCGACCCGGTCGCCCGCGCCCTCGTCGACCGGCTGGCGGACGAGATCGTGAGCATGGCGGTCGTCGCCCTGACCCGGCTCGACCTGCTGGACGAGGAGGCGCCGGTCCTCCTCGGCGGAGGCGTCCTGGCCGCCCGCCACCCCCAACTCGACGACCGGGTGAGGGAGCTGCTGGCCGAGCGGGCCCCCAAGGCCGTACCCCGCGTCGTCACCGCCCGGCCGGTCCTCGGATCGGCGCTCCTCGGGCTGGACCACCAGGGCGCCCCGGCCCGGGCGCACGCCCGCGTAAGAGAGTTTTACGACAGGGTCTGA
- a CDS encoding glutamate ABC transporter substrate-binding protein codes for MNARRLRASLRGWGGVGAMAVVCALAAVFALLLPVTQSREDKATGLDGQGMANGYQTRAPKCVDPEKQSLSPSSGDQNGATVQKIKKRGFLLVGVDQNSYRFGYRDPNSESDKAELEGFDIDLVHEIADKIIGEKPNNVRFRAIPTDQRIPAIQDEKVDMVVRTMTINCERLKDVAFSSPYFETGQQVLAPKKSDITGLDKSLADKRICTAKGSTAWDALDAAKKDGTLVASADFEKRTVPNQLDCLVRLQLGEADAVVTDGALAASQAAQDPTVGLKGEPFTDEFYGVAMKKDADDLVRRVNQILVDYRKDGWQQSYDTWLAESLGESSGPPPVQYK; via the coding sequence ATGAACGCGCGACGTCTGCGAGCCAGCCTGAGGGGCTGGGGCGGAGTGGGTGCGATGGCGGTCGTCTGTGCCCTGGCGGCGGTCTTCGCGCTGCTGCTGCCGGTGACCCAGTCACGCGAGGACAAGGCCACGGGCCTCGACGGGCAGGGCATGGCCAACGGTTACCAGACCAGGGCCCCGAAGTGCGTCGACCCCGAGAAGCAGAGCCTGTCCCCGTCCTCCGGCGACCAGAACGGCGCGACGGTCCAGAAGATCAAGAAGCGCGGCTTCCTGCTGGTCGGCGTCGACCAGAACAGCTACCGCTTCGGCTACCGCGACCCGAACAGCGAATCGGACAAGGCCGAGCTGGAAGGCTTCGACATCGATCTCGTGCACGAGATCGCCGACAAGATCATCGGAGAGAAGCCCAACAACGTCCGCTTCCGGGCCATCCCCACCGACCAGCGCATCCCGGCGATCCAGGACGAGAAGGTCGACATGGTGGTGCGCACCATGACGATCAACTGCGAGCGATTGAAGGACGTCGCCTTCTCCTCGCCGTACTTCGAGACCGGCCAGCAGGTGCTCGCCCCGAAGAAGTCGGACATCACCGGGCTCGACAAGTCCCTGGCGGACAAGCGGATCTGCACGGCGAAGGGCTCGACCGCCTGGGACGCGCTGGACGCGGCCAAGAAGGACGGCACCCTCGTCGCGTCCGCCGACTTCGAGAAGCGCACCGTGCCGAACCAGCTCGACTGCCTGGTGCGGCTGCAGCTCGGCGAGGCCGACGCCGTGGTGACCGACGGGGCGCTCGCCGCGAGCCAGGCCGCGCAGGATCCGACGGTCGGGCTCAAGGGCGAGCCGTTCACGGACGAGTTCTACGGCGTGGCGATGAAGAAGGACGCCGACGACCTGGTGCGCCGGGTCAACCAGATCCTGGTGGACTACCGCAAGGACGGCTGGCAGCAGTCGTACGACACGTGGCTCGCCGAGAGCCTCGGCGAGTCGTCCGGGCCGCCGCCGGTCCAGTACAAATGA
- a CDS encoding carbohydrate ABC transporter permease has translation MTQTTETRPLDEPVKPGTPKEPVTPAERTARRKALLEWIAVHALGVAAALFVVLPFVFVVLTSLMSDNQTLTRDLVPDTWEWGNYAKVFDTPGFLTWWKNTLLYAGVGTALTVASSIPVAYALAKFRFRGRNLSMMLVISMMMLPPQVIIIPMYLFWAKQLDLSGTLWPLIIPMAFGDAFSIFLLRQFLMTIPNEYIDAAKVDGCGDLKTLLKVVLPMAKPGIAAVALFQFFYAWNDYFGPQIYASENPGAWTLSYGLESFKGAHHTDWNLTMAATVLVMAPVILVFFFAQKAFVEGVTLTGVKG, from the coding sequence ATGACGCAGACGACCGAGACGCGCCCCCTGGACGAGCCCGTGAAGCCGGGCACACCGAAGGAGCCCGTCACCCCCGCCGAGCGCACCGCCCGCCGCAAGGCGCTCCTGGAGTGGATCGCCGTGCACGCGCTCGGCGTCGCCGCCGCGCTGTTCGTCGTCCTGCCCTTCGTGTTCGTCGTGCTCACCTCCCTGATGAGCGACAACCAGACCCTCACCAGGGACCTCGTCCCGGACACCTGGGAGTGGGGCAACTACGCGAAGGTCTTCGACACCCCCGGCTTCCTCACCTGGTGGAAGAACACCCTCCTGTACGCGGGCGTGGGCACCGCGCTGACGGTCGCGTCCTCGATCCCGGTGGCGTACGCGCTCGCCAAGTTCCGCTTCCGTGGCCGGAACCTGTCGATGATGCTGGTCATCTCGATGATGATGCTGCCGCCGCAGGTCATCATCATCCCGATGTACTTGTTCTGGGCGAAGCAGCTGGATCTGTCGGGCACGCTGTGGCCGCTGATCATCCCGATGGCGTTCGGCGACGCGTTCTCCATCTTCCTGCTGCGGCAGTTCCTGATGACGATCCCGAACGAGTACATCGACGCCGCGAAGGTCGACGGCTGCGGCGACCTGAAGACACTGCTGAAGGTCGTGCTGCCGATGGCCAAGCCGGGCATCGCGGCCGTCGCACTCTTCCAGTTCTTCTACGCCTGGAACGACTACTTCGGGCCGCAGATCTACGCGTCCGAGAACCCCGGCGCCTGGACCCTGAGCTACGGCCTGGAGTCCTTCAAGGGCGCGCACCACACCGACTGGAATCTGACGATGGCCGCGACCGTCCTGGTCATGGCCCCCGTGATCCTCGTGTTCTTCTTCGCTCAGAAGGCGTTCGTCGAGGGCGTCACGCTCACCGGAGTGAAGGGCTGA